The DNA window GAGTTTCTGACCAAGCGCACAGAATGCCCTATTGCGATTTTGCGGCCACCGTATCTGTATGGCCCGAACAATGCGAATGATCGCGAAACCTTTGTCTGGTCGCGTGTGCTGAGTGGGCGACCTGTGATTGTGCCGGGCGATGGGTCCGCGCAGCTGCAATTTCTTCACGTGCAAGATTTGGCCCGCATCATTGTGCGTTTTGCCGAGACGAATTTTGGCCAGAAGGCAATCTACAACGTGGCCGAGCCGGAAACGATGAACGCTGAAACCTGGGTTCGTAAGGTCGCTGCTGCATCTGGCGAAGGCGTGAGCATCATTCATGCCAGGAACCATGCGGTGGGCATTGCGGCAAGACAGTTCTTTCCCTTCCGCGATTACCCTTGCGCCTTGGATGTAAGCAGGTTTGTCCGCGATTTCAGATGGGATTTCACATTCAGCTTTAATCAGGGGATCGAAAATACATTTCTGAGCTATGA is part of the Falsiruegeria litorea R37 genome and encodes:
- a CDS encoding NAD-dependent epimerase/dehydratase family protein, with the protein product MKVLVIGGSGFVGRALIPALLNSGHDVSVLNRGNQRIEVVTQLVADRDDPAAVGLHQAAYDVVVDTSGYTKQQVEIAFSAFGPSAGRWIHLSSAAVYRETPHLPTEDDQLGGAEVWGEYGADKSEVDEFLTKRTECPIAILRPPYLYGPNNANDRETFVWSRVLSGRPVIVPGDGSAQLQFLHVQDLARIIVRFAETNFGQKAIYNVAEPETMNAETWVRKVAAASGEGVSIIHARNHAVGIAARQFFPFRDYPCALDVSRFVRDFRWDFTFSFNQGIENTFLSYDRDALVEASATTDGEKRILNT